Proteins found in one Chiloscyllium plagiosum isolate BGI_BamShark_2017 chromosome 23, ASM401019v2, whole genome shotgun sequence genomic segment:
- the LOC122561494 gene encoding fibroblast growth factor 19-like encodes MSFATLSLKAAQWVQKRKSDPAGFQEKLPAPAPGVGMGTNIINCIAVYLAVSLGASLVRSTPLVRTDSGAQLERDWGQQIRLKHLYMEGNSRHLQINPDGHIDSSNSQNFYTLLEIKAVEPGHVVIRGVRTGRYLCMDTEGSIFGSTTYREDDCNFKEEQLQTFYNVYHSPRHKKVLSLSLDKRPFIPNRELPPLSMFLPRENELPTTTHSRRNPERETNDTDPFGMRAGQLASPKLSRIGRG; translated from the exons ATGTCATTTGCtacattgagtttaaaagcagcgCAATGGGTTCAGAAACGGAAGAGCGATCCCGCTGGTTTTCAGGAGAagctcccagctccagcccccgGGGTAGGAATGGGCACCAACATTATCAACTGCATCGCCGTCTACCTCGCCGTCTCCCTCGGGGCTTCACTGGTCAGGTCAACTCCTCTGGTGAGGACGGATTCAGGAGCTCAGCTGGAGCGGGACTGGGGTCAGCAGATCCGACTGAAGCACCTGTACATGGAGGGGAACAGCAGGCACTTACAGATCAACCCTGATGGGCACATTGACAGCTCCAACTCCCAGAACTTTTACA CtctgctggagatcaaagcagTGGAACCAGGACACGTGGTGATCCGGGGAGTGAGGACGGGACGGTACCTCTGCATGGACACTGAAGGCAGCATTTTCGGATCA ACAACCTACCGTGAGGATGATTGCAATTTCAAAGAGGAACAGTTACAGACATTTTACAATGTGTACCACTCCCCAAGGCACAAGAAGGTGTTAAGCCTGAGCCTAGACAAGCGTCCATTCATTCCGAACAGAGAGCTGCCTCCGCTCTCAATGTTCTTGCCACGGGAAAATGAGTTGCCAACCACGACACACAGCCGGAGGAACCCTGAACGAGAGACCAATGACACAGACCCCTTCGGGATGAGAGCCGGACAACTAGCGAGTCCCAAACTCTCTAGAATTGGCCGAGGATAA